From Nocardia sp. NBC_00416:
TGCGAACGGAGTCCCACTGCGCGCGTGCGGACGGAGCTTGGAGCGAGTCCACACCGTCGATTCGGCACGGGCGGCGAGACCGGCCGGGGTCGAGATCGTGGTCGCCGGTGATGTCACCAACCCCTTGCTCGGGCCGGACGGTGCGGCGGCGGTGTACGGGCCGCAGAAGGGTGCTACCGACGCCGAGGTGCGGTTTCTCGACGCCGGCCTGCACAACCTCGTCCGAGCGTTCGCCCGCAGCGGTTACCCGGACGCGGCGGCCTGTGCGGCCGCCGCCGGAGCGGGCAGCGCGGGCGGAATCGGCTTCGCCGCGTTACTGCTCGGCGCCACAATCGTGTCGGGCGCCGAGTACTTTCTCGACTTGTTCGAATTCGATCGGCACCTGCCCGGTTTCGGCTTGGTGGTCACCGGGGAGGGAAGTATCGATGAGCAGACAGCGAACGGCAAACTGCCCGCGGTGCTGGCCCGCCGGTCCCACCCCGTTCCGGTCGTCGCCGTCGCCGGTCGGAGCACACTGTCCCCGGACCGATGGAGACAGGCAGGATTCACCGGCATTCATTCCCTCGGCGACTACACCGACAGGGATACCGCCGGTGACCCCGAACTGACCCGTCAGCTGCTGACCCGGATCGGCCGGCGGATCGGCCGCACCACGGCCGTGATGCCTTACGAGCCATCGCGTCGACCCGGGTCGCCGAGGGCTCACAACCCCGCGGAGCGGGCCTGAGGCACGCGCCACCGGCACGCCGGCGATCCTGCTGGTGGGCTGAATTACCTTTCCCGCGGCTTGCCGGACCCGCTGTCTCAGTGCAGGACGCCGTAGGTGGCGGCGATGGTGAACCCGTGTTCGAGGATCTCGCACGTGACCGTCCCCTGGAACCCGACGCCGCAGGTGGTGTATTCCAGGGCGACTTTGTGCCCTTCCGGTAGAACCTTCGCTTCGCCGGAGTAGGTGAATGTCGGCGTCTCGGAGGCTACGTAGTGGGCAGGTTCGGTGCCGGAAACGCGAACTTGGTTCGTCCCCGCCGGAGCGTCGATCGGCACGGCATCGCATCCCGACAGCCCGTCGAGGTAGATCGCGCAGTTGCGCCCATCGGGGGTGCGGAAGAAAACCGTCGCGTCATGATCCGGAGTCCGGACCAGATACTCGGCGTTGTCGACTGGCGTCCATTCGTCGAGATCGTCGGCCGTTGCGGGTCCGGCGGCCAGCGCCACAGCTCCGGGGGAGAGTAGTGCGATCGTCGGGACCGCGAACAGTCGAGCACGGTTGCGCACGATAAGACCTCCATGATCGGTTGCCGAGTTGTCGAGCAGTGACGGTCACCGCCAACTCCTCCTATGATGCCCCGCGCCGACTGCTCCGTTGAGCCCGAAAGTCCCACGCCCGAAGGCGGACCCGAGAATTCGTCGCCTCGGGACCATACTCGACAGGTCGAGCATCCGGAATTTCCTGCCCGGGCCGGGCTGCCATTTCCAGTGGGACCGAGGTCCTTGCGGCTTGCCGTCGACGGTCAGGCGGCGATGATGTCGGCCAAGGTGCGGCTGCCTCGTGCCACCTCGATTGCGCCGGAGAGATCGAGGTGGAGTTCGAGGTCGGGTTCGGTCGCGGGGCCGTCGTGATGGCTGACGCCCGTTTCGGTCACCACGTAGTGGATGGTGCTCTCGCCGATATGGACGGTGACCGTCCCCGCGGCGACCAGGTCTGCGACCGCGCGGCCCAGCGGCAGGGCGAACCAGTGCGCGCGGACGGCATCGGTGCTGCCGCGTTCGCCGAGTAGTGGCGTGCCCCAGGCGGACAGCGCATCGAGCACGGGCCGCAGGCCGACGCCCGCCGCGGTGAGTTCGTAGACAGTGGTCGTCGCGCGTGGGCCGACGCGGCGACGCGTGAGCACGCCCTCGCGCTCGAGATCTTTGAGCCGGGCCGCCAGCACATCGGTGCTGATGCCGGGCAAGTCGGCGAACAGGTCGCTGTAGCGGCGCGGACCCGAGGACAGTTCGCGGACCACGAGTAGATTCCACCGATCTCCCACGACGTCGAGTGCGCGGCTGACGGCACAGAAGTGACCGTAGGTTCGGCGGGACATACCCTCACTCTAGCTCAGTGCTTGGAAATTCCAAGGGCATACTTGGAATTTCCAAGTAGAGTAGGCGGCAGCCGTGCCGAGAAGAGGATGTTGATGCAGGTCGAGCAGTCGAGCAAGTTGTCGGGCGTGTCCTACGAGATCCGCGGCCCGGTCGCCGAACATGCCGCGCGACTGGAGGTCGAGGGGCATCATGTGGTGAAGCTGAATACCGGCAATCCGCAGTTGTTCGGTTTCGAGGCGCCACCGGAGATCCTGCAGGACATCGTCCGTACGTTGCCGGTATCCAGCGGCTACTCCTCGTCCAAAGGGTTGCTGTCGGCGCGCCGCGCCGTCGTGCAGTACTACCAGGACCTCGGCGTCGCCGATGTCGATGTCGAGGAGGTGTTCCTCGGCAACGGTGTATCCGAACTGATCATGATGGCGATGACGGCACTGCTGGAGAACGGCGACGAAGTGCTCGTCCCGGCGCCGGACTTCCCGCTGTGGACCGCGGCGACCACGCTCAACGGCGGCCGGGCCGTGCACTACCGGTGCGACGAATCCGCCGACTGGTACCCCGATACGGCCGATATCGCGGCAAAGGTCACCGATCGCACTCGCGCGATCGTGATCATCAACCCGAACAACCCCACCGGCGCGGTCTATCCGCCGCAGGTCCTGCGCGAGATCCTGGAGATCGCGCGCCGCCACGACCTCGTGGTGTTCTCCGACGAGATCTACGACAAGATCCACTACGACGGCCTCACCCACACCGCGACCGCCCCACTCGCTCCGGACCTGTTGTGCCTGACCTTCTCCGGATTGTCGAAGTCCTATCGATGTGCCGGGTTGCGGGGAGGCTGGCTGGTGGTGTCGGGTCCGACACAGCATGCGCGGAGCTATCTGGAGGGCCTGACCATGCTCGCGGGCCTGCGTCTGTGCGCGAACGTACCTGCACAGCAGGCGATTCAGGCCGCCCTCGGCGGGCATCAGAGCATCTACGACCTCACGTTGCCCGGTGGCCGGCTCCGTGAGCAACGCGACCGCGCCTGGGAAGCCCTCAACGCCATCCCCGGTGTGTCCTGTGTAAAGCCCAAGGGAGCGATCTACGCCTTCCCGAAGATCGACCTCGATGTCTATCCGATCCACGACGACGAACGATTCGTCCTGGATCTCCTGCTCCAGGAGAAGCTGCACATCGTGCAGGGCACCGGCTTCAACTGGTCCCGCCCCGACCAC
This genomic window contains:
- a CDS encoding glycerate kinase, whose product is MRVLVAPDKFKGSLSAAEVADRLAEGLAAAGVDSDRMPLADGGDGSVDAAVAAGFTPHPVTVAGAAGTPRQGRIAVGDGTAVVEVANTCGLTTLPNGRTLPLDASSHGMGQAISQALRYRPRRLVLALGGSASTDGGMGLLAALGFTFADANGVPLRACGRSLERVHTVDSARAARPAGVEIVVAGDVTNPLLGPDGAAAVYGPQKGATDAEVRFLDAGLHNLVRAFARSGYPDAAACAAAAGAGSAGGIGFAALLLGATIVSGAEYFLDLFEFDRHLPGFGLVVTGEGSIDEQTANGKLPAVLARRSHPVPVVAVAGRSTLSPDRWRQAGFTGIHSLGDYTDRDTAGDPELTRQLLTRIGRRIGRTTAVMPYEPSRRPGSPRAHNPAERA
- a CDS encoding winged helix-turn-helix transcriptional regulator, producing the protein MSRRTYGHFCAVSRALDVVGDRWNLLVVRELSSGPRRYSDLFADLPGISTDVLAARLKDLEREGVLTRRRVGPRATTTVYELTAAGVGLRPVLDALSAWGTPLLGERGSTDAVRAHWFALPLGRAVADLVAAGTVTVHIGESTIHYVVTETGVSHHDGPATEPDLELHLDLSGAIEVARGSRTLADIIAA
- a CDS encoding pyridoxal phosphate-dependent aminotransferase, with the translated sequence MQVEQSSKLSGVSYEIRGPVAEHAARLEVEGHHVVKLNTGNPQLFGFEAPPEILQDIVRTLPVSSGYSSSKGLLSARRAVVQYYQDLGVADVDVEEVFLGNGVSELIMMAMTALLENGDEVLVPAPDFPLWTAATTLNGGRAVHYRCDESADWYPDTADIAAKVTDRTRAIVIINPNNPTGAVYPPQVLREILEIARRHDLVVFSDEIYDKIHYDGLTHTATAPLAPDLLCLTFSGLSKSYRCAGLRGGWLVVSGPTQHARSYLEGLTMLAGLRLCANVPAQQAIQAALGGHQSIYDLTLPGGRLREQRDRAWEALNAIPGVSCVKPKGAIYAFPKIDLDVYPIHDDERFVLDLLLQEKLHIVQGTGFNWSRPDHFRIVTLPHADDLEAIIERIGRFLATYRQ